The genome window AGCGTTTCCATGGTGCTTACAGCGAAACCCACGTAGTAAATGCCATCGTTAAGAAAGTTGCCAGGGATCGTACAGCGCGCACGATAGACGCCGCGCTCAGTTTTTAGCAAACCAGGAGGGTCTATAACTGCGTCCGATGTCACGAATGCACATGTGCCGCCAGGGCCGAAAATGTGAAAATTGGGCGTCAGACGGGCCCCATCGACCGCTACCTGGTATTCCATTTCAACGACGATGGGTCGGTCTATAAGGGTCTCGGTAATCACCTCTCCTTTTTCATTGGTCAGGCGGGCCTTCAGCAAGAGCGCAGTGGTATCTCCGGGCTTGCGGCTGCTTTTTGTATAATCAATTTCACCTACAATCTCTGCCCCTTCGGAAGAATATTTCTGGATGACACTGCTTGCGGGACCGGATGCGAGCACGTGCCCTTCGTGAAGCAATATGCAATTGCTGCACAGAGATGCGACCATGGCCATGTTGTGACTCACAAACAGGATGGTGCGACCTTCTTTGCCAACCTCCTCCATCTTGCCGAGGCATTTTTTCTGGAATCGTGCATCACCCACGGCAAGCACCTCGTCAATGAGCAGGATCTCGGGGTCCAGATGAGCCGCCACAGCAAAGGCAAGGCGCACATACATGCCGCTTGAATAATGCTTTACGGGCGTATCTATTAAGCGTTCCACCTCTGAAAAGGCCAGTATCTCGTCGAATTTGCGCGTGATCTCTGATTTTCTCATACCCAGGATGGCTGCGCTCAGGTAAATGTTCTCTCTGCCTGTCAGTTCAGGGTGAAAGCCTGTACCTACTTCGAGCAGGGATGCGACGCGACCGCGGATTTCCGCACCACCCTCGGTCGGTTCGGTGATGCGGGAGAGGATCTTGAGCAGTGTGCTCTTCCCGGACCCGTTCCGACCTATAATCCCCATCACCTCGCCCTCTTTCACCTCGAAGGAGACATCCCTCAGTGCCCAAATGCTGTTCTCTGCATCGTCACACACAGGCGGGTGGCTGAAGAGCCTCTTAAAACCATTGGCGAGCTGATCGCGTAGTGTGTGATAGGCCCGGGTCGGCCCGATGCTGTACTGTTTGGAAATGCTGTCAACAGTGATAGTACTTTGGCCCATCAGATCACGTCCGCGAAGGTCCGCTCCGTCTGCCTGAAATAGAGAACGCCTCCTGCCAGTAGCATGAGGACGCCTGCGACGCTTATCCCCATGGTCCAGAAATCTGGACTTTCCTTGCCCAACAGGGCCCAGCGGAAACCGGTGACCACGCCCACCAGCGGGTTCAGGCTGTAT of Syntrophorhabdales bacterium contains these proteins:
- a CDS encoding ABC transporter ATP-binding protein, with the translated sequence MGQSTITVDSISKQYSIGPTRAYHTLRDQLANGFKRLFSHPPVCDDAENSIWALRDVSFEVKEGEVMGIIGRNGSGKSTLLKILSRITEPTEGGAEIRGRVASLLEVGTGFHPELTGRENIYLSAAILGMRKSEITRKFDEILAFSEVERLIDTPVKHYSSGMYVRLAFAVAAHLDPEILLIDEVLAVGDARFQKKCLGKMEEVGKEGRTILFVSHNMAMVASLCSNCILLHEGHVLASGPASSVIQKYSSEGAEIVGEIDYTKSSRKPGDTTALLLKARLTNEKGEVITETLIDRPIVVEMEYQVAVDGARLTPNFHIFGPGGTCAFVTSDAVIDPPGLLKTERGVYRARCTIPGNFLNDGIYYVGFAVSTMETLKIHFYEKDLLNVNIIDPIEGTVTRGNYFGPMPGVVRPVLSWESERLS